gcgccttagaccactcggccatcctgacatgcctACCTGGCCTGAGCTGTCTCCCAGGACGCACACtgcagcaccgtgacatggaagctgttGTTCCACATCCTGCCCAACTCCAACTGtccgcctcgttggcgcagtaggcagcgcgtcagtctcataatctgaaggtcgtgagttcgagcctcacacggggcagggTGGTACCTTTTGGCACACGGGAGCGCTTACATGACTGGGCGACGTTTTTATCCACTTCCATGTGGTTCATGCTTACTGGGAGCAAAAAATGCTACAGCTTCTCTGGAGGGCAGGAGGCGTGAAgtaccaagaacatttcctgagtctgaagcaatgatggcaagatgctcccattcctgtcAAGTAATTGCTTGACGTTCAGCGTGAATCAGTCAAATGTCATGACATGACATTGTacaaggatttgacgaaaagtcctgcgaatcatATTGCCTTAAAATCAAtagcatcccaggacattccactacatggcattccacgACAGTTCTTTCGATCCCTtttcggtgcacttgcattaaagccctcatccattgttttgttcacatgcttttccgagttgctGTGGACAATGCCTtaatcgcaaacgccttaaaattTGCAGTTTAAAGTGCCTATTAGGGTTGCCAGGGACATTACTACGCTGCAAGAACTTTGGCACAAAGAGGTTGATGCGGCGCTTTGTCACATGGATATGGCGCCAGAgatttaaagacttgagccttAACGTTTAGCCAAAGGTTTtatttgtcagaagtgggatttgaaaccACGCCTCGAGGGGAGACTGctacctgaacgcagcgccttagaccactcagccatcctgacatgctttcCAGGCCTGAGCTGTCTCCCAGGACGCACACcacagcaccgtgacatggaagctgttGTTCCACATCCTGCCCTAATCCAGCAGtccgcctcgttggcgcagtaggcagcgcgttagtctcataatctgaaggtcgtgagttcgagcctcacacggggcagggTGGTACCTTTTGGCACACGGGAGCGCTTAAATGACTGGGCGGCATTTTTTATCCACTTCCATGTGGTTCATGCTTACCGGGAGCAAAAAATGCTACAGCTTCTTTGGAGGGCAGGAggcgtgaagttccaagaacatttcctgagtctgaagcaatgatggcaagatgctcccattcctgtcAAGTAAATGCTTGACGTTCAGCGTGAATcagtcaaatgtcatgacttgacgttgtacaaggatttgacgaaaagtcctgcgaatcatGTTGCCTTAAAATCAAtagcatcccaggacattccactacatggcattccaagacagttcttTCGATCCCCTTtaagtgcacttgcattaaagcaagtgcattaaagccctcgtccattgttttgttcacatgcttttccgagtttctGTGGACAATGACTTACTCGCAAACGACTTAAAACTTGCAGTTTGAAGTGCCTATTAGGGTTGCCAGGGACATTACTAGGCTGcatgaactttggcgcaaagaggttGATCCggcgctttgtcagtgttactgtatcacttgGACATGGCGCCAGAGATTTAAAGACTTAAGCCTGAACGTTTAGCCAAAGGTtttgtttgtcagaagtgggatttgaaaccacacctccaggggagactgcgacttGAACACAGCAACTTACACAGCTCAACCATCCTGACATGCATGCATGGCCTGAGCTGTCTCCTAGGACCCCCACCGCAGCACAGCGTAATGGAAGCTGGTGTGTCACAGCTTGCCAATCTGCTGCAGtccgcctcgttggcgcagtaggcagcgcgtcagtctcataatctaaaggtcgtgagttcgagcctcacacagGGCAGGGTGGTAACTTTTGGTACACgggagcgcttagatgactgggcagcatttatTATTCCCTTCAATACGGTCCATGCTACCCGGGAGCAAAAGATGCTACAGCTTCTTTGGAGGGCAGGCagcgtgaagttccaagaacatttcctgagtctgaagcaatgatggcaagatgctcccattcctgacACGTAATCACTTAACGTTCTgtgtggatctgtcaaatgtcattatttgacGTTGTacaaggatttgacgaaaagtcctgcaaatcctcttgccttaaaaatcaacagcatcccaggacattccactacatggcattccaagacagttcttttgatctcctttcagtgcacttgcattaaagccctcgaccattgttttgttcacatgcttttacGAGTTGCTGTGGACAATGCTTTGATCGCAAACACCTTAAAACTTGCAGTGCCCTGGGACACTGCTACGCTTcatgaactttggcgcaaagagattgatgcagcactttgtcagtgtaactgtatcactcggacatgCCAGGTcgtgccagagagttaaagacgtGTGCCTAAACGCATAGCCAAAAGTtgggtttgtcagaagtgggactCACACCCttgcctccaggggagactgcgaccggAACACAGCACCTTAGACCGCTCTGCCATACTGACATGCTTGTATGGCCTGAGCTGTCTCCTAGGACCCACATCGCAGCAcagtgacatggaagctggtgtgtCACAGCCTGCCCAGCTCCTGCaatctgcctcgttggcgcagtaggcagcacGTCAGTCTTATAATCTGAAggtcacatgcttttccgagttgctTTGAACAATGCCTTAATCGCAAATGCCTTAAAACTCGCAGTCTAAAGTGCCCATTAGGgttgccagggacactgctactctgcatgaactttggcgcaaagaggttGATGCAGCGCTTTGTCAGTGtcactgtatcattcggacatggcgCCTAGGGCTgtaataatacacaatatgaaatcgaaatcgcgaatctacgatcctgtgtcgcgttGTGATAAAGGAGattcgcgacacaccccgtgactacctttccaataacgtcacgcgtgcctgcaaaagttgagctagttaaAGAGGAACGTgaggaaacaatttttttttcactcgacattacgagcactgctccattTATGCCcttgcaatatgcgtttagccgggagagctcgcacggagctcttagtaagggaccgtctgaatgtgtcaggaatatcaaaaacaaaattaacgtaaccccgcttgacaaTAGACAatggcagaaacattgccaatgctgtcaaagcggccggattttcacaGCATATACGAtgctttgctcacactgttaatgtggctgcacagagagggatgggcgttcaccagatgtcccGACTCCACAGAGTAAGGAAAGTTGTCACGTTTTTCACTGCAATGTTGAAATGATGGTGTTTCTGAAGAATTTTCAACTTTTTGGTTTTCTTGAGAgaaataagttgtttatttgttaaatgtttactTGACTTGTGGTTTGAAGCACAGGCATTAAGCCTCAGTGTGAAACAGTAGCctaaaggtaagtgaattataacagcgcaaacttttctgtaaccgtgctttGCGATTTCTGTTTGACCCTTtgggagtgctgactgacaggtgagtGATGCGTGAGGTCAggaaacacgacgaagctttcagttaagatgaacacagtttctatcgttatactttatttagagataaaggtaaatggctctgcatataatcactctatcttgctggagtttatagcagtttcgctttacttcaggacgcattaatgccgctctgaaggtctaatcgctgttttaagttatccagagctgtatgaatgtacaaatcttgaatatcacgatattattaaatattacaattgtaacaacacagacagcaacaccttagcacaaTCGAtaaccagctgattcagtcgtttcataagaggaccgtgcttcttcttttttccttgtcaacataaaggcagagaggtgcgccttgttttcggccccttgttcaactgcaaggcatacttaatttgcgggacgataacgtataacccgtgcctacagacacattgccaaagaagcaaaatagaagtagaatattgctgtttgatacagacgtgttgatgctaaaccagcactgatgttgacctggatctgtaataaacgcaacaaataggctttactttttattttacaacttataaagcatgtatgcacattgatgcaatatcatatttaaacaacaaaactgtttacaaaaagtcaacatatgcgcgcgttgttgttgtcttttcatcacgcagcacgcgcacttgaaccgcgagggagagagaggaaaccatatagcaagacatattctttaaaataatgatttctattaaaaatgtaaaaggttttgtgattacaataataacagcggggcattaaataaatgcatattttccgtgaagcgggcaatttgaggaagtcagctatttttatttgacggaagaaaaaaacatatgattggaaaaaaacagcctatgccggttattaaaaagaatcagtcagtacttttgttttgtaatataaattaattatttaattgaaaataatttagggcattcctatttattttattcattttatttagattattctgctcttctgtgctaaacactgcaggtgcatgaagatgctctgttgttctgttctgttattaatatgctagcatttaaaaataaatctgtattttaaaatgcaatatttaatgtgtcagacacaaaaaagacaagtcaatttgtttaatataaaattaatagtaatctgaccagttaaacCTTAATAagcgattaatgagcggcggttgtcagttaacaaaattaacgaaatgagcatccctagtggccatttatttagtttttctatgtaagagaacttgattgaaaaagaattttcaacatgcttgaaccatctacacaatggagtttagttctgtttggtttttcaacagtattttgttacaaagaaaacaaaagtgatatagctttggctatttttttattttatatattactatttatattgttaataatttgcatagttaatattgttttttgatgttcagtttataaagatttttcaaatgttatttaataaaaaatttttttgaaaatcttttttcccaccccacacggaaaaaaaaaaattgtgatacgaaccgaatcgtgggtcaaaaatcgtgatacaaaccgaatcgtgggtttggtgtatcgttacagccctattgATTAGAGTAATTAAATGGTTTAAAGTTATTTGAAAGGTTGAAACAAAATCTGTTATcttgttatttttaaatcaacAGGAGCAGTTTAAATCAAGATTGGCAAATTTGCATCAACATCACCAAGACTGCTTTAACCGCTTTAACGAAGCAGAAAGTGAATTAAGACAAAAGACTTGCCCACAAAAATCAAAGCATTGTGAgtatttaacctaattaatatATCATTATTTAAACCTACCACAAACTGCCATTTGGAGGTTTAATGGTgcattttcttttgatttttatatattcattttaatctTCATACTCTCCTGAACAGCGTTCATCACCTGCAACAGCAACACTCACATCATCTCCATCCTGTCCTGAGCAACCTACATCATGTGCAACTGCAACACTCATGACATCTTCATACTCTCCTGAGCAGCGTTTATCACCTGCAACAGCAACACTCAAAACATTCTGTTCAGCAAAGAGTCTATAATGAATTCTGTTTTGATTCTCCTTTTACTCTTACTTCATAAAAACATTTtactacatgaaaaaaaaaaaaaaagttaacggTACAATATTTccattgtgttttatttgttctgGTCAGTGTATACATAATGCAACTTTGAAAATAGGTAATTACTGATTTATATTTAACccatttaattaactttttatagtttttttgtgaTTGGCTAAAACATTCATTTAGATTTGGAAGTTTTGAGTGATTAAGGCAGACATTTTAAATATGCAAGCTTTTATTGAGCAATGTTGTTCTatagattttagatatttctttagGTAGTTTTGCCCAGATTAGTTTTGAATTAGGAAACTCaaggtatcagcaccaaattatCTACTAATGAACGGGTCTGGATTGGATCCGGATAAGCTACTTCATCAATGGGTTCGGGTCTAGATTGGATCCGGGCCGGATGAGCTAGTCTATCAGCGGGTCTGGATCGGATCTGCGCCGGATGAGCTACTCTATCAGCGGGTCTGGATTGGATCCGAGCTGGATGAGCTACTCTATTAATGGGTCCGGATCGGTTCCggatgaagagctttattagcgGATACGGGTAACGTCTGAAATGGGTCCGGAACGGATACAGAATTCTTATCCGTTCCGGATCCGTTGCGCTGTGCAAGTAGACTCCAGTACAGACCCATTTGCGGACCCGTTTCTGTTGCGGATCATGTAATACCTCCGGCGCGGATCTGTTCCGGAGTCATTTTGATATCTGGAAAACCTTTAGGCAGCAGTAAGCCTCACAAATACTTAAAATTGATTGACTTAAACTGCTTGaactttattaaaactgttagcactaatatattgtgttaactacactttgttcattttgtgcttttgttcctttgtttattGGTCTTAAAGATAAGCCTGCTGTGAAAAAATAGTTTCTCTGAGATTATGTGTTATGTAATCTTGTTAaaatttatttcttaaaataaaagtatagaAAAAAGTATCGTTCGAAACCGGTATCGAATTCAGGGTATCGGTATCGAACACTTTAGAACAATACACAGCCctagtcaagtgatgtgattttgcaggtcagagttcaccaagcttgaactttgcaacgcagtgaactgcgaaacttgatgcacaaacttggtttccggtctgacgcattcacgtgcgtatgaatggaagtctatggggggaaaagtccagtgtgaccgcagcttaagtgcaagtgaatagtttctctccagtgtggctcacCATGTGTAAATTAAAGGACGAtgatcggctgaaactcttcccacactgagggcatgtgaatggtttctctccagtgtggatacTCATGTGTctattaaagtttgatgattggctgaaactcttcccacagtgagtgcatgtgaatggtttctctccagtgtggatcttcatgtgttgattaaaatttgatgattggctgaaactcttcccacactgagagcatgtgaatggtttctctccagtgtggatcctcatgtgtttattaaagtttgatgattggctgaaactcttcccacagtgagtgcatgtgaatggtttctctccagtgtggatcctcatgtgtttattaaagtttgatgattggctgaaactcttcccacagtaagtgcatgtgaatggtttctctccagtgtggatcctcatgtgatgaTTAAAGTGTGCTAATTGGCTGAAACtattcccacactgagtgcaagtaaatggtttctctccagtgtggatacttatgtgttgattaaggtgtgatgagcagctgaaactcttcccacactgagtgcatgtgaacggtttctctccagtgtggatcctcatgtgaatcttaagaatgtcttttcttccaaaactctttccacactgagtgcaggtgaaacaattATTGTCTCTCCTTTTAaaatcagtctgtaaatgagttttttcctcaattttgacatgatgttcctcctctttactcctctccttctcttcaattaggtctgaaaaaaaataaaaaaaaacattagttttcattaagtcttaaaaactctcatcaaaagctgaaaagtgaaaagacactggaaacgtTCGAGGTGACAGAAGTTACCCTTCGTTCcccaaggaggggaacggaagtgctataagtggatttgatcttgggaaAATCctcgaaatgggaggattcggttcagaagccgcttgtctgaaagtgtattgaacgggccaatgaaagcaatgaattggcagcgtaagcttgcgcaggtgtgcttcattgccaattatcccagcatataagcacacctggagcgagcaaacgccatccttttaagctgaagagactttctaacagctaagggacagtcgttatggcgacggagtataggacttccgttcccctcctcggggaacgaagttttacttctgtaacctcgaatgtTCCCTggcggttggggaacttcagtgctatacagtggatttggtctttgggaaaatccacgtatgggagaactatgaaaaacgccataatgactgcaccttttcaacgcccccgatgaggggatagtcaagcaagcgtgacgcacccacatcatgggaggcgcggtcttccaacgtgtccctggccctaatttatctcCCTTCAACAgaaattttacggatttagatatattttttgggaagtcgtgtgCGTCTAGAtgattctaggaaaatacgacagtacgttgggaagcgtgcaatcccgatagggaggatgcTGCGGAGGCTATCCGCTACCCAAGGGGGGAGATAAAATGgcagaattacatatggactagccctaagaagggggagtgtGCATAGACAAAgaggttagcggagagggaagacacgggtccacccagaggggggacttaaccgtggcggaataagcatagtCACCTAGCGGGGATCACACATAGCAGACACCTATACCCAAgatgcgggctgaccagcgggcagaccaacaacgtagtgggccagcaagtgactcctctgctgagtcagtgctggggtccacggaggaatctgcagggctcacctgacggggaactttactgacagataaaagggCACACGTATCTACGTGTTAGGGacaatggcgcagcaagcgtgtttcaacaccctactgagttgtttcctcaatcaccaaagggttgcctaatacccttgaggaaaccggctccactcgcagattgtaaaaccttgcaaatgtgttgggtgtcgcccagcccgcagctctacaaatgtctgttagagaggcgccgcgtgcacaagcccaagaggatgcaacgcgccgagtggagtgtgcacgcactcccgggggacacggctcacctctgctcgaataagcgagtgaaatggcatccaaaatccagtgggataatctttgtttcgatacggcacttccctgctgccgaccgccataacagacaaagagctgctcagatgatctaaagtgctaagtacggtccacataaatgtgcAGCGCGTGAACTGGACacagtaaggaaagggctgggtctgcctcctccgggggcagcgcttgcaggttcactacctgatctctaaagggggtggtaggaaccttgggcacataacccgggcggggtctcaggataacgtgagagtaatccggcccgaattccaggcacgagtcactgaccgaaaatgcctccaggtcctcgaccctcttgatggaggccaacgcgaccagcagagctgtcttcagtgacagaaatcttagagatactgaatcgagtggctcaaagggatctgctcgTAAActtgtgagaacgagggcgagatcccaagagggcatgagagggggcgggatggattaattcgcctagcacctctgaggaaccggatgattaggttgtgctttcccacggtgccgccagctaccgtgttatgataagcggagatggccgccacgtaaaccttgagagtggagggcgacagcctgctgtccagcttctcttggagaaaagagagcacaacactgatctggcaatttCTGAGGttttctctgcgagagacacaccatgtAGTGAATAGACTTCGATTCAGGGCGTAGGGGCACCTCGTGGAGGGGGcactagcctgagtgatggtattaaccacggCACTCGgtaggttacccaagtcttcctcaCGTCTAGGGActacacgtggaggttccaaagatcggggcaagggtgccagatggtgccctgtcggCTAAcagctgcctgctttcgaggtgtacggcGCGcccgggggcggggcagcactcgttgacgggcgccctcggcgaggaacagcggaggtggatggctcggcgggcggagcgggcttacgacCGCGCCGACAGATGACATTACCCATCGCATctgactgctctttcaccgccggtgtcgccgaacaggccagcctgggatatgggcgagtcaagaaagcgaactttgtcaaaattgcgcatatcggccaggtctagccagaggtggcgttcctgaaccacaagtgtaaACATCGTCCATCCCCAgtgcacacgcggcggacttagtagtccgaagagcatagtcggttgtg
The Danio rerio strain Tuebingen ecotype United States chromosome 4, GRCz12tu, whole genome shotgun sequence genome window above contains:
- the LOC137490879 gene encoding uncharacterized protein, with the protein product MAFIKEESEDVKIEETFTVKQEDLQEQTDLIEEKERSKEEEHHVKIEEKTHLQTDFKRRDNNCFTCTQCGKSFGRKDILKIHMRIHTGEKPFTCTQCGKSFSCSSHLNQHISIHTGEKPFTCTQCGNSFSQLAHFNHHMRIHTGEKPFTCTYCGKSFSQSSNFNKHMRIHTGEKPFTCTHCGKSFSQSSNFNKHMRIHTGEKPFTCSQCGKSFSQSSNFNQHMKIHTGEKPFTCTHCGKSFSQSSNFNRHMSIHTGEKPFTCPQCGKSFSRSSSFNLHMVSHTGEKLFTCT